A window of Gambusia affinis linkage group LG03, SWU_Gaff_1.0, whole genome shotgun sequence contains these coding sequences:
- the ap3m2 gene encoding AP-3 complex subunit mu-2: MIHSLFLINASGDIFLEKHWKSVVSRSVCDYFFEAQERATEPENVPPVIPTPHHYLISVLRHRIYFVAVIQSEVPPLFVIEFLHRVVDTFQDYFGVCTEAAIKDNVVVVYELLEEMLDNGFPLATESNILKELIKPPTILRTMVNTITGSTNVGEQLPTGQLSVVPWRRTGVKYTNNEAYFDVVEEIDAIIDKSGSTITAEIQGVIDACVKLTGMPDLTLSFMNPRLLDDVSFHPCVRFKRWEAERILSFIPPDGNFRLLSYHVSSQNLVAIPVYVKHNITFREGSSQGRFDLTLGPKQTMGKAVESVLVSSQLPRGVLNANLNPSQGTYTFDPVTKLLSWDVGKINPQKLPSLKGTMNLQAGASKPDENPTINIQFKIQQMAISGLKVNRLDMYGEKYKPFKGIKYMTKAGKFQVRT; this comes from the exons ATGATCCACAGCCTGTTCCTGATTAACGCGTCCGGCGACATCTTCCTGGAGAAGCACTGGAAGAGCGTGGTGAGCCGCTCCGTGTGCGACTACTTCTTCGAGGCGCAGGAGCGCGCCACCGAGCCGGAGAACGTCCCGCCGGTGATCCCCACGCCGCACCACTACCTGATCAGCGTGCTGCGCCACCGCATCTACTTCGTGGCCGTCATCCAGAGCGAGGTGCCGCCGCTCTTCGTCATCGAGTTCCTCCACAGAGTCGTCGACACGTTTCAG GATTATTTCGGCGTGTGCACCGAGGCGGCCATCAAGGACAACGTGGTGGTGGTGTACGAACTTCTGGAGGAGATGCTGGACAACGGGTTCCCCCTGGCAACGGAGTCCAACATCCTCAAAGAGCTCATTAAGCCTCCCACCATCCTCCGCACCATGGTCAACACCATCACAG GCAGCACCAACGTCGGTGAGCAGCTCCCCACCGGCCAGCTGTCCGTGGTGCCGTGGCGACGCACCGGGGTCAAGTACACCAACAACGAGGCCTATTTCGATGTGGTGGAGGAGATCGACGCCATCATCGATAAGTCAG GTTCCACCATCACAGCGGAGATCCAGGGAGTTATCGACGCCTGCGTGAAGCTGACGGGCATGCCCGACCTGACGCTCTCCTTCATG AATCCCCGGCTGCTGGATGACGTCAGCTTCCATCCGTGCGTTCGGTTCAAGCGCTGGGAAGCCGAGCGGATCCTCTCCTTCATCCCGCCCGACGGAAACTTCCGGCTGCTCTCCTACCACGTCAGCTCGCAGAA CCTGGTGGCCATCCCCGTTTACGTCAAACACAACATCACCTTTCGGGAGGGCAGCTCCCAGGGCCGCTTCGACCTGACCCTGGGCCCCAAGCAGACCATGGGGAAAGCCGTGGAGTCGGTCCTGGTCAGCAGCCAGCTGCCGCGGGGCGTCCTCAACGCCAACCTCAACCCCTCCCAAGGAACGTACACCTTCGACCCCGTCACAAAG TTGTTGTCGTGGGATGTTGGGAAGATCAACCCGCAGAAGCTGCCCAGTCTTAAAGGCACCATGAACCTGCAAGCTGGAGCCTCTAAACCCGACGAGAACCCCACCATCAACATCCAGTTCAAGATCCAACAGATGGCTATctcag GGCTGAAGGTGAACCGGCTGGACATGTACGGGGAGAAGTATAAACCCTTCAAAGGCATCAAGTACATGACCAAGGCCGGAAAGTTCCAGGTGCGAACATAA